One segment of Haloplanus natans DSM 17983 DNA contains the following:
- the aglM gene encoding UDP-glucose 6-dehydrogenase AglM, translating to MKIGIVGSGYVGTTIAACFADLGHEVMNVDVDDAVVTALNDGQAPVSEPGLDDRLGRYAGETLFATTEYADLVDFAPDAVFLALPTPATEDGSIDTAIIEAGAESLGEVLVDIEGYPTVVVKSTVVPGTTEDTIGPILERESGGQIGVDFGLAVNPEFLREGSAVADFTDPDKLVFGTADDDRAREALEAVYAPLTDEADVPIVHTGRREAELIKYANNAFLAAKVSLINELGNICKEYGVDAYEVANAIGLDDRIGEQFLRSGVGWGGSCFPKDVNAIVAAAREAGYDPQLLQAAIDVNDRQPERMLELMDDHVDVEGKRVAVLGLAFKPGTDDIRNSRAIPIIEGLQARGAEVIAYDPNDGAQSAMRERFPDVTYLASASPTLSGAHAALIVTDWPEFGDLDLEFDLMSNSVVVDGRRVVDRREGITYEGLTW from the coding sequence ATGAAGATCGGTATCGTCGGTAGCGGCTACGTGGGAACGACAATCGCAGCCTGTTTCGCCGATCTGGGCCACGAGGTCATGAACGTCGACGTCGACGACGCGGTCGTCACGGCGCTGAACGACGGACAGGCGCCCGTCTCCGAACCAGGGCTGGACGACCGGCTCGGCCGATATGCCGGGGAGACGCTGTTCGCGACGACCGAGTACGCGGACCTCGTCGATTTCGCCCCCGACGCCGTCTTCCTCGCGCTCCCCACGCCCGCAACGGAGGACGGGAGCATCGACACCGCGATCATCGAAGCCGGCGCCGAATCGCTCGGCGAGGTGCTCGTCGACATCGAGGGCTACCCGACCGTCGTCGTCAAGAGCACGGTCGTCCCCGGCACGACCGAGGACACCATCGGCCCGATCCTCGAACGCGAATCGGGCGGCCAGATCGGGGTCGACTTCGGCCTCGCGGTCAACCCCGAGTTCCTGCGCGAGGGGAGCGCGGTCGCCGACTTCACCGACCCCGACAAACTCGTCTTCGGGACGGCCGACGACGACCGCGCCCGCGAGGCGCTCGAAGCGGTGTACGCGCCGCTCACCGACGAGGCCGACGTGCCGATCGTCCACACCGGCCGCCGCGAGGCGGAGCTGATCAAGTACGCCAACAACGCCTTCCTCGCCGCGAAGGTGAGCCTCATCAACGAGCTCGGGAACATCTGCAAGGAGTACGGCGTCGACGCCTACGAGGTGGCCAACGCCATCGGCCTCGACGACCGCATCGGCGAGCAGTTCCTCCGTAGCGGCGTCGGCTGGGGTGGGAGCTGCTTCCCGAAGGACGTAAACGCCATCGTCGCCGCCGCCCGCGAGGCGGGCTACGATCCACAGCTTCTACAGGCCGCCATCGACGTGAACGACCGCCAGCCCGAGCGTATGCTCGAACTGATGGACGACCACGTCGACGTCGAGGGGAAGCGCGTGGCCGTCCTCGGCCTCGCGTTCAAACCCGGGACCGACGATATCCGCAACTCGCGGGCCATCCCGATCATCGAGGGATTGCAGGCACGCGGCGCGGAGGTCATCGCCTACGACCCCAACGACGGGGCGCAGTCGGCGATGCGCGAGCGCTTCCCCGACGTGACGTATCTCGCCTCCGCCTCGCCGACGCTCTCGGGCGCCCACGCCGCCCTGATCGTCACCGACTGGCCCGAATTCGGCGATCTGGATCTGGAGTTCGACCTGATGTCGAACTCGGTCGTCGTCGACGGCCGGCGGGTCGTCGACCGCCGCGAGGGGATCACCTACGAAGGGTTGACGTGGTAG
- a CDS encoding OsmC family protein, with translation MSTHTQPEAKQPVHGIDMAAHEEFLTYAEENPEAVQFVLSAVGTDEGRVLHTRSQTQSYMLGGQEFDRVARGYTQHFGGHKEVEEAVGFVDPTDREEAIEVALAALTACINGSISLSSAQAGVDIDELETTVSVEFDPSVFLGLEEPRDSDGTPTNMYGDLRIDIRVSGEDLGDNIVDRVGEWVTRSPVYNLMTLGHEGTPQVSRMSDQAR, from the coding sequence ATGTCAACACACACACAACCGGAAGCGAAGCAACCAGTCCACGGCATCGATATGGCGGCCCACGAGGAGTTCCTCACGTACGCCGAGGAGAACCCGGAAGCCGTCCAGTTCGTACTGAGCGCGGTCGGTACCGACGAGGGTCGCGTGCTGCACACCCGCTCGCAGACGCAGTCGTATATGCTCGGCGGGCAGGAGTTCGACCGCGTCGCTCGCGGGTACACCCAGCATTTCGGCGGCCACAAGGAAGTCGAGGAAGCCGTCGGATTCGTCGATCCGACCGACAGGGAGGAGGCCATCGAAGTCGCCCTGGCCGCCCTGACCGCCTGCATCAACGGATCGATTTCGCTGAGTTCGGCACAGGCCGGCGTCGACATCGACGAACTCGAGACGACGGTTTCGGTCGAGTTCGATCCGTCGGTCTTCCTCGGGCTGGAAGAACCGCGGGACTCCGACGGAACCCCCACGAACATGTACGGTGATCTTCGGATCGACATTCGGGTCAGCGGAGAGGACCTCGGCGACAACATCGTCGACCGAGTCGGGGAGTGGGTCACCCGTTCGCCCGTCTACAATCTGATGACGCTCGGGCACGAGGGCACCCCGCAGGTGTCCCGGATGTCCGACCAGGCACGCTGA
- the ileS gene encoding isoleucine--tRNA ligase has product MDDADDVSDQYAPEDVESSVNAYWDDHDAYEAAKEAHADDPPFFFVDGPPYTSGQMHLGTAWNKTLKDAILRYKRMSGYDVTDRPGYDMHGLPIEVKVEEELGFDSKKDIEEYGMEAFIEECKSFAEENREKMDEDFQSIGAWMDWSNPYRTVSPEYMEATWWAFQRVHENGLVERGKRAINQCPRCETAIADNEVEYHEIESPSIYVKFPLGDREGSLVVWTTTPWTVPANEFVAVDSEMTYQAVEATKGGETETLYVAEPCVEDVLREGRYEDYEVVAELSGEEMLGWTYDHPLAEEVPDHADSEGTGQVYAADYVEADRTGLVHSAPGHGEVDFERGSELGLPVFSPVAGDGTFTDEAGTYAGQFVRDANDDIIADLDAHGHLLASGTTSHRYGQCWRCDTDIVYLATDQWFITVTDVKEELLDNIEDSEWHPEWARDNRFRNFVEDAPDWNVSRQRYWGIPLPVWVPEDDPNPSAEDILVVGTREELAERADQEVDPETIDLHRPSVDPLTITEDGTTYERVPDVFDVWIDSSVATWGTLDYPGDESRFDELWPADLIVEAHDQTRGWFWSQLGMGTAALGEIPYEEVVMHGFANDSDGRKMSKSLGNIVTPQEAIDRFGRDPLRAYLMSHDQHGVDLSFEWEGLGETQSTLNIFWNVFRFPLQYMALDDYDPADADLSEGELTVVDEWVLSRLQSVKAVANEAWDDYAVHDALNTVLDFVTEDVSRFYVKAIRERMWEEADSASKRGAYATLATVLDETIRLLAPVTPYLAEEMYQTLDGEATTVHQLSYPTVDDTHHDPDLEADVAVLRAVEEAAANARQQGGRKLRWPVPRVIVETEDDAVAESVRSLTDLLADRVNARAVEVVDAFDELVELAEPEMGVVGPAFGGDAQEVMTAVEGQRREDLDADGFVVTVDGEEYELTDEMVSFRAEPPENVTGADFDLTVDDDRTGGTVYVDTSLTDDIESEGYARDVVRRIQEMRKRLDLDVDERIRTRVEVDDDRVAGFVDDHRDLIAEETRTAEFDADADGLVEEWEVEGIGVTIGIERLEAEQRAA; this is encoded by the coding sequence ATGGACGACGCCGACGACGTCAGCGACCAGTACGCCCCCGAGGACGTGGAGTCTTCGGTGAACGCGTACTGGGACGACCACGACGCCTACGAGGCCGCGAAAGAGGCACACGCGGACGATCCGCCCTTCTTTTTCGTCGACGGCCCGCCGTACACGAGCGGGCAGATGCACCTCGGAACCGCGTGGAACAAGACGCTGAAAGACGCCATCCTCCGCTACAAGCGGATGTCGGGCTACGACGTGACCGACCGCCCCGGCTACGATATGCACGGTCTCCCCATCGAGGTGAAAGTCGAGGAGGAACTCGGCTTCGACTCCAAGAAGGACATCGAGGAGTACGGGATGGAGGCGTTCATCGAGGAGTGCAAGTCGTTCGCCGAGGAGAACCGGGAGAAGATGGACGAGGACTTCCAGTCCATCGGCGCGTGGATGGACTGGTCGAATCCCTACCGCACGGTGTCGCCGGAGTACATGGAAGCGACGTGGTGGGCGTTCCAGCGCGTCCACGAGAACGGCCTCGTCGAACGCGGCAAGCGGGCGATCAACCAGTGCCCGCGGTGTGAGACCGCTATCGCCGACAACGAAGTGGAGTACCACGAGATCGAATCCCCGTCGATCTACGTCAAATTCCCACTCGGTGACCGCGAGGGCTCGCTCGTCGTCTGGACGACCACCCCGTGGACCGTCCCGGCAAACGAGTTCGTCGCCGTCGATTCCGAGATGACGTATCAGGCGGTCGAAGCGACGAAAGGCGGCGAGACGGAGACGCTCTACGTCGCCGAACCCTGCGTCGAGGACGTGCTCCGCGAGGGGCGATACGAGGACTACGAGGTGGTCGCGGAGCTGTCGGGCGAGGAGATGCTCGGCTGGACCTACGATCACCCGCTCGCCGAGGAGGTGCCAGACCACGCCGATAGCGAGGGCACCGGACAGGTGTACGCCGCCGACTACGTCGAGGCGGACCGAACCGGGCTGGTCCACTCCGCGCCGGGTCACGGTGAGGTGGACTTCGAACGCGGGAGCGAACTCGGCCTCCCCGTCTTCTCGCCCGTCGCCGGCGACGGCACCTTCACCGACGAGGCCGGGACGTACGCCGGCCAGTTCGTCCGCGACGCCAACGACGACATCATCGCGGATCTCGACGCACACGGCCACCTGCTGGCGTCGGGCACCACCAGCCATCGATACGGGCAGTGCTGGCGGTGTGATACGGACATCGTCTATCTCGCCACCGACCAGTGGTTCATCACCGTCACCGACGTGAAAGAGGAACTCCTCGACAACATCGAGGACAGCGAGTGGCATCCGGAGTGGGCACGGGACAACCGGTTCAGAAACTTCGTCGAGGACGCGCCGGACTGGAACGTCTCCCGCCAGCGCTACTGGGGCATCCCGCTCCCCGTCTGGGTGCCCGAAGACGACCCGAATCCGAGCGCCGAGGACATCCTCGTCGTCGGGACGCGCGAGGAACTGGCCGAGCGGGCCGATCAAGAGGTCGATCCGGAGACGATCGATCTCCACCGCCCGAGCGTCGACCCCCTCACCATCACGGAGGACGGCACCACCTACGAGCGCGTCCCGGACGTCTTCGACGTGTGGATCGACTCCTCGGTTGCGACGTGGGGGACGCTCGATTACCCGGGCGACGAGTCCCGGTTCGACGAACTCTGGCCCGCCGACCTGATCGTCGAGGCCCACGACCAGACGCGTGGCTGGTTCTGGTCACAGCTCGGCATGGGCACGGCCGCTCTCGGCGAGATTCCGTACGAGGAGGTCGTCATGCACGGGTTCGCCAACGACAGCGACGGGCGGAAGATGTCGAAGTCGCTCGGCAACATCGTCACGCCCCAGGAGGCCATCGACCGCTTCGGCCGTGACCCCCTTCGGGCCTATCTCATGAGCCACGACCAACACGGGGTCGACCTCTCTTTCGAGTGGGAGGGACTCGGCGAGACGCAGTCGACGCTCAACATCTTCTGGAACGTCTTCCGGTTCCCGCTACAGTACATGGCGCTCGATGACTACGATCCCGCCGACGCCGACCTGTCGGAGGGCGAACTGACCGTCGTCGACGAGTGGGTGCTCTCGCGCCTGCAGTCGGTCAAGGCGGTGGCGAACGAGGCGTGGGACGACTACGCCGTCCACGACGCGCTCAACACAGTCCTCGACTTTGTCACCGAGGACGTCTCCCGCTTCTACGTGAAGGCCATCCGGGAGCGGATGTGGGAAGAGGCGGATTCGGCCTCCAAGCGCGGCGCCTACGCCACGCTCGCGACGGTGCTCGACGAGACGATCCGACTGCTCGCGCCCGTCACACCGTATCTCGCCGAGGAGATGTACCAGACCCTCGACGGCGAGGCGACGACGGTCCACCAGTTGTCGTACCCCACGGTCGACGACACACACCACGATCCGGACCTCGAAGCCGACGTGGCCGTCCTCCGTGCCGTGGAGGAAGCGGCCGCGAACGCCCGTCAGCAGGGCGGTCGGAAGCTCCGCTGGCCCGTCCCGCGCGTGATCGTCGAGACCGAGGACGACGCGGTGGCCGAGTCGGTCCGCTCGCTCACCGACCTGCTCGCCGACCGGGTGAACGCCCGCGCGGTCGAGGTGGTCGACGCCTTCGACGAACTGGTCGAACTCGCGGAACCGGAGATGGGAGTGGTCGGGCCGGCCTTCGGCGGCGACGCCCAAGAAGTCATGACTGCGGTCGAGGGCCAGCGACGCGAGGACCTCGACGCGGACGGCTTCGTCGTCACCGTCGACGGCGAGGAGTACGAGTTGACCGACGAGATGGTCTCGTTCCGTGCGGAACCACCCGAGAACGTCACTGGCGCCGACTTCGATCTGACCGTCGACGACGACCGGACGGGCGGCACCGTCTACGTCGATACGTCGCTGACCGACGACATCGAGTCGGAGGGCTACGCCCGCGATGTGGTGCGGCGGATTCAGGAGATGCGCAAGCGACTCGACCTCGACGTCGACGAGCGCATCCGCACCCGGGTCGAAGTCGACGACGACCGGGTGGCCGGCTTCGTCGACGATCACCGCGACCTGATCGCGGAGGAGACGCGGACGGCGGAGTTCGACGCCGACGCCGACGGCCTCGTCGAGGAGTGGGAGGTCGAAGGGATCGGCGTCACGATCGGTATCGAGCGGTTGGAAGCGGAGCAGCGGGCGGCCTGA
- a CDS encoding SDR family NAD(P)-dependent oxidoreductase, whose product MVSNALDGDIALVTGASSGIGEATAEALADAGASVALAARRESELETVAGRIAADGGEALVVPTDVTDEAQVAAMIETTVSELGGLDILVNNAGVMLLEAVEDADTGDWRQMLEVNLLGPMNATKAALPVMQEQGGGHIVNVSSVAGRRASATASGYNATKFGLNGFTEAFRQEVTDDGVRTTLIEPGLVETELQDHIPDAEIKAQTEEWVASMDALQPADIARSIRFAASQPPHVSLNELLIRPTQQEM is encoded by the coding sequence ATGGTATCCAACGCACTCGACGGAGACATCGCACTCGTGACTGGCGCGTCGTCGGGCATCGGCGAGGCGACGGCAGAGGCGCTCGCCGACGCGGGCGCGAGCGTCGCCCTCGCCGCCCGGCGGGAGTCCGAACTCGAAACGGTCGCCGGCCGCATCGCCGCCGACGGTGGCGAGGCGCTGGTCGTCCCGACGGACGTCACCGACGAGGCGCAGGTGGCGGCGATGATCGAGACAACCGTCTCCGAACTCGGCGGACTCGACATCCTCGTCAACAACGCGGGCGTGATGCTCCTCGAAGCCGTCGAGGACGCAGACACTGGCGACTGGCGGCAGATGCTCGAAGTGAACCTCCTCGGACCGATGAACGCGACCAAGGCCGCCTTGCCGGTCATGCAAGAGCAGGGAGGGGGCCACATCGTGAACGTCTCGTCGGTTGCAGGTCGACGAGCGAGCGCGACCGCCAGCGGCTACAACGCAACGAAGTTCGGCCTCAACGGCTTCACCGAGGCGTTCAGACAGGAGGTAACCGACGATGGCGTTCGTACGACACTCATCGAGCCGGGGCTGGTCGAGACGGAGCTTCAGGACCACATCCCCGACGCCGAAATCAAGGCACAGACGGAGGAGTGGGTGGCATCCATGGACGCCCTCCAGCCGGCGGATATCGCACGTTCGATCCGGTTCGCGGCCAGCCAGCCCCCGCACGTCAGCCTCAACGAACTCCTGATCCGACCGACCCAACAGGAGATGTGA
- a CDS encoding PAS domain-containing protein translates to MSEKLTDGESTEYGDGDSPVVDEPRVLLFMGPGRNRELLAETLGERYHVETATDSPDFETGFDCCVLGHDEFGRATDAIEAVREGTSVFLPFVLLVPADTDVGGTPWEYVDDVIELPAGKAQLHARVGNLVERRRTAVELDERSQELAATVADLRLKERAMDEAPVGITITDPDREDNPMVYVNDRFESLTGYDRSEALGRSFRFLQGEDTDPRTRRLLRERIGAETPVAVDIVNYRKNGERMWQKLDIAPVRDEDGAVTNFVGFQTEITDRKLRERRLEVLNRVLSHNLKNKMNVIEGHVALLEEEFGGDPPASLDAITDAARDLMGLAEAVRETEHIIAADESPRGPLELTEHVVRLVNVFEDRYPGATITTALPEEPCRVEATGLIAAVEEAIDNAIKHDESSTPTVDVRVETRRDWVDIEIADEGPGIPEQEIQVLESGETPLNHADRLGIWLMYWAVTKAGGRFEVGESAAGGSVVTMSVPLV, encoded by the coding sequence ATGTCAGAAAAACTGACAGATGGCGAGTCGACCGAGTACGGAGACGGCGATTCTCCCGTCGTCGACGAGCCGCGAGTGCTGCTGTTTATGGGCCCCGGGCGGAATCGCGAACTGTTGGCCGAGACCCTCGGAGAACGGTACCACGTCGAGACGGCGACCGACTCCCCCGACTTCGAGACGGGGTTCGACTGCTGTGTGCTCGGCCACGACGAGTTCGGCCGCGCTACCGACGCCATCGAGGCGGTGCGTGAGGGGACGAGCGTCTTCCTCCCGTTCGTGTTGCTGGTCCCCGCCGACACCGACGTGGGCGGGACGCCCTGGGAGTACGTCGACGACGTGATCGAACTGCCGGCGGGGAAAGCACAGCTTCACGCCCGGGTCGGCAACCTGGTCGAACGCCGTCGGACCGCCGTCGAACTGGACGAGCGGTCGCAGGAACTCGCGGCGACGGTGGCCGACCTCCGTCTGAAAGAGCGCGCCATGGACGAAGCGCCCGTCGGGATCACGATTACCGATCCGGACCGCGAGGACAACCCGATGGTGTACGTCAACGACCGGTTCGAGTCGCTGACGGGCTACGACCGCTCGGAAGCGCTGGGGCGTAGCTTCCGGTTCCTGCAGGGAGAGGACACTGATCCACGGACCCGTCGCCTACTGCGAGAACGGATCGGCGCCGAGACGCCGGTCGCCGTCGACATCGTGAACTACCGCAAGAACGGCGAACGGATGTGGCAGAAACTCGATATTGCTCCCGTCCGCGACGAGGACGGCGCCGTGACGAACTTCGTCGGCTTCCAGACCGAGATCACCGACCGAAAGCTCAGGGAGCGCCGACTGGAGGTGTTGAACCGCGTGCTCAGCCACAACCTGAAAAACAAGATGAACGTCATCGAGGGCCACGTCGCGTTGCTCGAAGAGGAGTTCGGCGGCGACCCACCCGCGTCGCTCGACGCGATCACCGACGCGGCGCGTGATCTCATGGGACTCGCGGAAGCCGTCCGGGAGACCGAGCACATCATCGCCGCCGACGAATCGCCACGAGGGCCGCTCGAACTGACCGAACACGTCGTCCGACTGGTCAACGTGTTCGAGGATCGCTACCCGGGCGCGACCATCACGACGGCGCTCCCCGAGGAGCCCTGTCGCGTCGAGGCGACGGGCCTGATCGCCGCCGTCGAGGAGGCGATCGACAACGCCATCAAACACGACGAGTCGTCGACGCCGACGGTCGACGTTCGCGTCGAGACGCGGAGAGACTGGGTCGACATCGAGATAGCCGACGAGGGGCCCGGCATCCCGGAGCAGGAGATACAGGTGCTCGAAAGCGGCGAGACGCCGCTGAATCACGCGGACCGACTCGGCATCTGGTTGATGTACTGGGCCGTCACCAAGGCCGGCGGGCGGTTCGAGGTCGGCGAGTCGGCGGCGGGCGGGAGCGTGGTTACGATGTCGGTCCCGCTGGTCTGA
- a CDS encoding ATPase domain-containing protein yields MTVTGRLSTGIEGLDEILHGGFLRQRNYMIQGSAGSGKTILALHFLQAGVAKGEACLFINIEEDLDDLRSNAAALGFDTDAIEFLDLSPTADVFVEDRTYDVFDAAEVEQEPLREAIVDRVDTVDPDRVVVDPLTQFRYLSADDYQFRKQVVGLMRFLEQRGATVVFTAQDARNQPTEELEFVADGTIRLGSAPYGKTVRVPKFRGSKTQGGAHAYRITDEGMVVFPALDPHDHQETFTTEPVSSGLPAVDSLLNGGLERGTVSVISGPTGVGKTTLGTQFMNAAAERGERSVVYLFEENEQTFLTRSEAIGIPVRGMIERGTLKVAEIDALERSPQEFAHTVRKDVEDDDTRIVMIDGIAGYRLTLNGETDMLLRRLHALGRYLKNMGVTTIFVDETAGVTGSFSATQENISYLADNIVFLRHLELRGELRKATGVLKKRTSDFERTLREFEITADGIVVGEPLTRMQGILSGLPDVVDDPD; encoded by the coding sequence ATGACGGTGACCGGTCGCCTCTCGACGGGTATCGAGGGCCTAGACGAAATCCTGCACGGTGGGTTTCTGCGCCAGCGGAACTACATGATTCAGGGCTCCGCCGGCTCCGGCAAGACAATCCTCGCACTCCACTTCCTCCAGGCCGGGGTGGCCAAGGGCGAGGCCTGTCTCTTCATCAACATCGAGGAGGACCTCGATGACCTCCGGTCGAACGCCGCGGCGCTCGGATTCGACACCGACGCCATCGAATTCCTCGATCTGAGTCCGACCGCGGACGTGTTCGTCGAGGACCGAACGTACGACGTATTCGACGCCGCCGAAGTCGAACAGGAGCCGCTTCGGGAGGCCATCGTCGACCGTGTCGACACGGTGGATCCCGACCGCGTCGTCGTCGATCCGCTGACGCAGTTCCGGTATCTCTCCGCCGACGACTACCAGTTCCGCAAGCAGGTCGTCGGGTTGATGCGATTTCTCGAACAGCGAGGGGCGACTGTCGTCTTCACCGCTCAGGACGCCCGGAACCAGCCGACCGAGGAACTCGAGTTCGTCGCCGACGGGACGATCCGGCTGGGGTCGGCGCCGTACGGCAAGACGGTACGGGTCCCGAAGTTCCGCGGGTCGAAGACGCAGGGAGGTGCCCACGCCTACCGGATCACCGACGAGGGGATGGTCGTCTTCCCGGCACTGGACCCGCACGACCACCAAGAGACGTTCACGACCGAACCGGTCTCCTCGGGTCTGCCCGCGGTCGACTCGCTCCTCAACGGCGGGCTGGAACGCGGGACGGTCAGCGTCATCAGCGGGCCGACGGGCGTCGGGAAGACGACCCTCGGGACGCAGTTCATGAACGCTGCCGCCGAGCGGGGGGAACGGTCGGTCGTCTACCTGTTCGAGGAGAACGAGCAGACGTTCCTGACGCGCTCGGAGGCCATCGGCATTCCCGTCCGCGGGATGATCGAGCGCGGCACGCTGAAGGTAGCGGAAATCGACGCGCTCGAACGGTCGCCCCAGGAGTTCGCCCACACCGTCCGGAAAGACGTCGAGGACGACGACACCCGAATCGTCATGATCGACGGCATCGCCGGCTATCGGCTGACGCTGAACGGCGAGACCGATATGCTGCTCCGGCGACTGCACGCGCTGGGCCGGTATCTCAAAAACATGGGCGTGACGACGATTTTCGTCGACGAGACGGCGGGGGTCACCGGCTCGTTCAGCGCGACACAGGAGAACATCAGCTATCTGGCCGACAACATCGTCTTCCTTCGCCACCTCGAACTCCGGGGTGAGCTCCGGAAGGCCACCGGCGTGTTGAAAAAGCGGACGAGCGACTTCGAGCGCACCCTCCGCGAGTTCGAGATCACGGCGGACGGCATCGTGGTCGGCGAACCGCTCACGCGGATGCAGGGCATCCTGAGCGGGCTGCCGGACGTCGTCGACGACCCGGATTAG
- a CDS encoding acyl-CoA thioesterase produces MADETGPATLAESHTEMTEIVLPNDTNTHGRALGGAVLHWMDVCGAIAAMRFANEGVVTASMEHVDFKRPIDLGEVVVVEAYVYGTGRTSIDVTVEVRAENPRTDTEHATTSSFFTFVAVDDDGDPTPVPDLDCPTEGERRLRDAALDERAAQLERLVERMES; encoded by the coding sequence ATGGCAGACGAGACGGGACCCGCGACGCTCGCGGAGTCGCACACGGAGATGACCGAAATCGTTCTCCCCAACGACACGAACACGCACGGTCGGGCGCTGGGCGGCGCGGTGTTGCACTGGATGGATGTCTGCGGTGCCATCGCAGCGATGCGCTTTGCCAACGAGGGCGTCGTCACGGCGTCGATGGAACACGTCGACTTCAAACGCCCCATCGACCTCGGGGAGGTGGTGGTGGTCGAGGCGTACGTCTACGGAACCGGCCGAACGAGTATCGACGTGACCGTCGAGGTGCGCGCGGAGAATCCACGGACCGACACGGAACACGCCACTACCTCCTCGTTTTTCACGTTCGTCGCCGTCGACGACGACGGCGACCCGACGCCGGTTCCGGACCTCGACTGTCCGACCGAGGGCGAGCGTCGCCTTCGGGACGCCGCGCTCGACGAGCGGGCGGCCCAACTGGAACGGCTCGTCGAGCGGATGGAGTCCTAA
- a CDS encoding bifunctional nuclease family protein has protein sequence MEHTAEVTGIGVGTSEDGSNVPAVLLAAREEYLPIVITADQARAIQLGLSGEPFERPLTHDLLVEMLTEFGGALDGIRIDDLADGTFYAKVDVERYENGESRKFVFDARPSDAIALAVRVDCPITVSDGVLDRAGRDEDEFEPERIDDFDER, from the coding sequence ATGGAGCACACCGCCGAGGTGACCGGCATCGGGGTGGGCACGAGCGAGGACGGCTCGAACGTCCCCGCGGTCCTCCTCGCTGCCCGCGAGGAGTACCTCCCGATCGTCATCACGGCCGATCAGGCACGGGCGATCCAACTCGGGCTGTCCGGGGAGCCGTTCGAGCGACCGCTCACACACGACTTACTGGTCGAGATGCTCACGGAGTTCGGCGGCGCCCTCGACGGCATCCGGATCGACGACCTCGCGGACGGCACCTTCTACGCCAAGGTGGACGTGGAGCGCTACGAGAACGGCGAATCCCGGAAGTTCGTCTTCGACGCGCGGCCGAGCGACGCCATCGCGCTCGCGGTCCGGGTCGACTGTCCCATCACCGTCTCCGACGGCGTCCTCGACCGGGCCGGCCGCGACGAAGACGAGTTCGAACCCGAGCGGATCGACGACTTCGACGAGCGATAA
- a CDS encoding ArsR/SmtB family transcription factor, with the protein MADLLPSRPDTSAAAEADPRVIGLDSEDADDLLSALSSDTAREVLAALHDEPDTPANVAERVDTSLQNTQYHLGNLEDAGLIEVIDTVYSEKGREMNRYAPADRPLVVFAGREEESRGLESALKNLLGAVGVLGIASLLVQWYLDGAPFGARTGGADAGGDGGGVGTMSTEAAPTAADAAGAGLPPGLLFFLGGLLVLAIAGAA; encoded by the coding sequence ATGGCAGACCTGTTGCCCTCGCGCCCCGACACCTCCGCAGCGGCGGAGGCCGATCCGCGTGTCATCGGCCTCGACAGCGAGGACGCCGACGACCTGCTGTCGGCGCTCTCCTCCGACACCGCCCGCGAGGTACTCGCGGCCCTCCACGACGAACCCGACACGCCCGCGAACGTCGCAGAGCGAGTCGACACCTCCCTCCAGAACACGCAGTACCACCTCGGCAACCTCGAGGACGCGGGGTTGATCGAAGTGATCGACACCGTCTACTCCGAGAAGGGCCGGGAGATGAACCGCTACGCGCCGGCCGACCGGCCGCTGGTCGTCTTCGCCGGCCGCGAGGAGGAGAGCAGGGGGTTAGAGAGCGCCCTCAAGAACCTCCTGGGCGCCGTCGGCGTTCTCGGCATCGCGAGCCTTCTCGTGCAGTGGTATCTGGACGGCGCCCCGTTCGGCGCGCGGACGGGTGGCGCCGACGCGGGTGGTGACGGCGGCGGAGTGGGGACGATGAGCACCGAAGCGGCGCCGACGGCCGCCGACGCCGCCGGAGCGGGACTGCCGCCCGGGCTCCTCTTTTTCCTCGGTGGTCTCCTCGTCCTCGCCATCGCCGGTGCGGCGTAG